The proteins below are encoded in one region of Thermococcus peptonophilus:
- a CDS encoding Kiwa anti-phage protein KwaB-like domain-containing protein — protein sequence MGDESERSRALARVPTIITLKKFHSRINEVRDMTVDVYLVENTGKRTKDPRAWFKTHNLVLPNKYKRKIVKLFNQRFLRVINKVSKDETEFTNFFDYNRPFSVGVVRYIEPSHIPGFWVIWNQIKQGGSVSSTSARSVKSIVGYVLDIQFKEGGRVAFFVKNRRSFILKKNSIMVGLFRKQLSIATDDYTSIPLAIDSIYFEFPDSDNDGWLLVLNTRYFESFFKYYEHYKQITQETILKLKESGLIEFENEEKIMKYALSTVTIFRTLTQLQKSKFFSFITDDGIDTGSERYKNFVNDLLDQLDVLKAKERPNLKVTEDGEHIKIKIEDKKGLKQFIEICQEKYIASVGKRSGVVKFYEVKGGVKELKQVPLDAWLWAKSEGESS from the coding sequence ATGGGTGATGAGAGTGAGAGGAGCCGGGCTCTTGCCAGAGTGCCGACAATCATAACTCTAAAGAAATTCCACTCAAGGATTAATGAAGTTAGAGACATGACAGTTGATGTGTATCTTGTGGAAAATACCGGTAAAAGAACAAAAGACCCAAGAGCTTGGTTTAAAACACACAATCTAGTTCTCCCCAATAAGTACAAGAGAAAAATTGTAAAGTTATTCAACCAGAGATTCTTGAGAGTTATCAACAAAGTATCAAAAGATGAGACAGAGTTTACAAACTTTTTTGACTATAACAGGCCCTTTTCAGTGGGAGTTGTCAGATATATTGAACCTTCCCATATTCCCGGATTTTGGGTAATATGGAATCAGATAAAGCAAGGGGGTTCTGTATCTTCGACATCAGCTAGGAGTGTGAAATCCATTGTTGGTTATGTTCTTGATATACAGTTCAAGGAGGGGGGTAGGGTCGCCTTTTTTGTAAAGAATAGAAGGTCATTCATTCTCAAGAAGAACAGCATAATGGTGGGATTGTTTAGAAAACAGTTATCAATAGCAACTGATGATTATACATCTATCCCCCTAGCAATTGATTCAATATACTTTGAGTTCCCAGATAGTGACAATGATGGATGGTTGCTGGTGTTGAACACAAGATACTTTGAATCATTCTTCAAGTACTATGAGCACTACAAGCAAATTACTCAGGAAACAATATTAAAACTCAAGGAGTCTGGCCTTATCGAATTTGAAAATGAGGAGAAGATTATGAAGTATGCTCTCAGTACTGTGACAATATTTAGAACACTAACACAACTCCAAAAGAGCAAGTTTTTCAGCTTCATAACAGATGACGGAATTGACACAGGTTCAGAAAGATACAAAAATTTTGTCAATGATCTGCTAGACCAGCTGGATGTTCTTAAGGCAAAGGAGAGGCCGAACCTTAAGGTAACTGAAGATGGGGAACACATCAAAATTAAGATTGAGGACAAAAAGGGTCTGAAGCAGTTCATAGAGATATGTCAAGAGAAGTACATAGCAAGTGTCGGTAAACGGAGTGGGGTAGTAAAATTTTATGAAGTTAAGGGTGGCGTGAAGGAACTTAAGCAAGTCCCCCTTGATGCATGGTTATGGGCAAAATCAGAGGGTGAGTCTTCATGA
- a CDS encoding tyrosine-type recombinase/integrase, with protein sequence MKMMREDVYVADELRRLKQQMLDTQLVRQNAGVRYITVFESDFDRFVEFKRDKGITANWLRKIERFFKVDFINYVEENYPDLIRRQYDERYIVITRNLIVNFLRHLFRKYSYSSYEKYYHMFFDFLDFYTAFIETVSDVEAENAIFLKAMKKNFSPRKLVSPNKLRAEREARTLKDVSLEDIKKSIEVIFQLYLNELVTDNFTLSSALAYVVLSTTGMRFNDLQQVKVSDIDFKEKVIWGQNTKIGLPEIYFLTDEATELIKFYINWYGLNNDDKLFQFVRLDEQLRKTRKKLYTPQTLAMAYITNNTIVKKLYPLQLKFCKKAYANRLLAKGVSEPHISLLTHHRRKDVPVPVQKTIYEHYLNRYPHSDAGLREELRSMWYKAFKDVKLLPRDFFLHFQKELIKE encoded by the coding sequence ATGAAGATGATGAGAGAAGATGTTTACGTTGCAGATGAGTTGAGAAGATTAAAACAGCAGATGCTCGACACTCAATTAGTGCGACAGAATGCAGGCGTCAGGTATATCACAGTCTTTGAGAGTGACTTTGACCGCTTTGTCGAGTTCAAGAGGGATAAAGGAATAACGGCAAACTGGCTCAGGAAGATTGAACGCTTTTTTAAGGTTGATTTCATCAACTACGTCGAAGAGAACTATCCAGACCTCATTCGGAGACAGTATGATGAGCGTTACATTGTCATTACAAGAAATCTCATTGTAAACTTTTTGCGACATTTATTCAGAAAGTACAGTTACAGTAGTTATGAAAAGTATTACCATATGTTCTTTGACTTCCTCGACTTCTATACAGCTTTTATTGAAACAGTTAGTGACGTTGAAGCGGAGAATGCAATATTTCTCAAAGCTATGAAGAAGAATTTCAGTCCCCGTAAGCTTGTATCTCCCAACAAACTGAGAGCAGAGCGGGAAGCTAGGACGTTGAAGGATGTCTCGCTGGAAGACATCAAGAAGTCGATCGAGGTCATATTCCAGCTTTATCTAAATGAGCTGGTTACAGACAACTTTACCCTGTCATCAGCCCTTGCTTATGTTGTTTTAAGTACAACGGGTATGAGGTTCAATGATTTGCAACAAGTCAAAGTCTCTGACATTGATTTCAAAGAAAAGGTCATCTGGGGGCAAAACACAAAAATCGGGCTTCCAGAAATCTATTTTTTAACAGATGAGGCTACAGAGTTAATCAAATTCTACATTAACTGGTATGGTCTCAACAATGATGATAAGCTCTTCCAGTTTGTCAGATTAGATGAACAGCTCAGAAAGACCCGTAAGAAGCTCTATACACCGCAAACGTTGGCGATGGCGTACATCACAAACAACACTATTGTCAAAAAGCTTTATCCGTTGCAACTCAAGTTCTGTAAGAAGGCTTATGCTAATCGCCTGCTCGCAAAAGGAGTATCAGAACCGCACATATCGCTTCTCACCCACCACCGTCGCAAAGATGTGCCTGTCCCTGTGCAAAAGACAATATATGAGCATTATCTTAACCGCTATCCTCATAGCGACGCTGGATTGAGGGAAGAGCTTAGGTCGATGTGGTATAAGGCGTTCAAGGACGTCAAGTTACTCCCGAGGGATTTCTTTTTGCACTTTCAAAAGGAGCTAATAAAAGAGTAA
- a CDS encoding class I SAM-dependent DNA methyltransferase: MNKEVPLTTFIKKPNSKKSDETKTEKRVNKVTDLTDKEQLKTWLWDAANILRNRVDYMPYILTLLFYKRLSDVYEDEYWEVYERIFNQMKDKLGEEKAKKIAEIEAKKKSWHKYQIPEDCLWEKVKNTPVNIGEKLNEVLMKIEEHNESLRGLLTRVDFNKKDVLPDQKLRQLIDHFDKYRIGKNVSPDILGEAYEYLIEQFAMTSGKKGGEFFTPKEVVKVLVRILDPQDYEEIYDPACGTGGMLITAYYHIKENGGDIKKAKFYGQEVNDMTYVIARVNIVVHDIKNADIRHGDTFFEPKFTEGGRLKKFDVVLANPPWNDKNLKGLEEEIKKAPFSAERFPFGIPPLGTSADWLWIQHMLASARDDTGRVGVVIDNGALFRGGKERDIRAEIVEKDWIETIIALPEKLFYNTGAPGVLIIFRKNKPEERKGKILFINASQDYEEGKRQNKLRTQDIDKIVNAYNDFKDIEGYARVVNLEEVRNNDYNLNVTLYVTPIIERDEVDIRHVWNKLEALEEERSSLKAKIEEYLKELRVI; encoded by the coding sequence ATGAACAAGGAAGTTCCTTTAACTACATTTATCAAAAAACCTAATTCCAAAAAATCAGATGAAACTAAAACGGAAAAGAGAGTTAACAAAGTAACGGACTTGACAGATAAAGAGCAATTAAAAACTTGGCTCTGGGATGCCGCAAATATACTAAGGAACAGAGTTGATTACATGCCGTACATATTAACCCTCTTGTTCTACAAGAGACTGTCAGACGTATATGAAGATGAGTACTGGGAGGTCTATGAGAGGATCTTTAATCAGATGAAAGACAAGCTTGGCGAGGAAAAAGCCAAGAAGATTGCTGAGATCGAAGCTAAGAAAAAGAGTTGGCACAAGTATCAGATACCAGAGGATTGCCTTTGGGAAAAGGTCAAGAACACTCCTGTAAACATTGGTGAGAAATTGAATGAGGTTCTTATGAAAATTGAAGAACACAATGAAAGCCTTAGGGGACTTCTGACCAGAGTAGATTTCAACAAGAAAGACGTACTCCCAGATCAAAAACTTAGACAATTGATTGACCACTTTGATAAATACAGGATTGGAAAAAATGTCAGCCCCGACATTCTTGGTGAGGCTTATGAATATCTTATTGAGCAGTTTGCCATGACTAGTGGAAAGAAGGGTGGGGAATTCTTCACTCCCAAAGAAGTTGTTAAAGTCCTTGTCAGAATCTTGGATCCTCAAGACTATGAGGAAATTTATGACCCTGCATGTGGGACTGGGGGCATGTTAATAACTGCCTACTATCACATAAAAGAGAACGGCGGCGATATCAAAAAGGCAAAGTTCTACGGGCAGGAAGTCAATGACATGACTTATGTAATTGCAAGAGTGAATATTGTTGTCCATGATATCAAGAATGCTGACATAAGGCACGGGGACACATTCTTTGAACCCAAATTCACTGAGGGTGGACGGCTAAAGAAGTTCGATGTGGTATTGGCTAACCCTCCTTGGAATGACAAGAACCTTAAGGGTTTAGAAGAGGAAATTAAGAAAGCTCCCTTCAGTGCAGAGAGGTTTCCCTTTGGGATACCCCCACTGGGGACCTCAGCGGACTGGCTGTGGATTCAGCACATGCTTGCAAGTGCGAGGGATGATACTGGGAGAGTGGGTGTGGTAATTGACAACGGTGCCCTCTTTAGAGGGGGGAAGGAGAGAGACATTAGGGCGGAGATTGTGGAAAAAGACTGGATAGAGACTATAATTGCGCTTCCTGAAAAGTTGTTTTACAATACTGGAGCTCCCGGGGTTTTGATAATATTTAGAAAGAACAAGCCTGAGGAGAGAAAGGGCAAGATACTATTCATTAATGCCAGTCAAGATTATGAAGAAGGTAAGAGACAGAACAAGCTTAGAACTCAGGACATTGACAAGATTGTGAACGCATATAATGACTTCAAAGACATTGAGGGTTATGCAAGGGTTGTCAACCTAGAGGAAGTAAGGAACAATGACTATAACTTGAACGTCACTCTGTACGTGACACCTATCATTGAGAGGGATGAAGTTGATATAAGGCACGTGTGGAACAAACTTGAGGCCCTTGAAGAGGAGAGAAGTTCACTTAAGGCAAAGATAGAAGAATACCTTAAGGAACTTCGGGTGATTTAA
- a CDS encoding AAA family ATPase — MAVSTIKAIEEFKKNTEKALQLIEMLDDIKETVETADEIIVRYKQIENILTQLKEKIEDTLTVMDFDEQTILTNVEVFSDVVKLYNSNNKLLQEIFRPSKEVAEKIELIKNTVRDFEFDITGFIRYYTTEKIGGVETLTEEDFTYTDADTNMYIVAHYKYYGSNKAGIVYIEPLLDEYKRLYPLDFDVIIDNVLRKYPTIDTIKFKLENVKAITLTEYNKNRKLYLYKPVKIKGTLISLNRGITELYIRAKVVKGSGVNRTKMIAYNLPPQPKLFDSETGQMLRILKKDLDNVKMGIVSFKITDENNEITAMTYSSNLDILIENLGAEMEFWGIIYEQQTDNASAVAEEIFFVTDIKPAEEEMAKLSNKEKQEVEEFLKRFNNGEELLDWMIDNYAPRIKYRKKRDFVWRLKLIHLILAQNSWLNNIEMLHTLILSRPGVGKTTLALYYLPHISKRWKYADRSRMTIPGLLGGYDQVAKETRVGALKSADRGVMVIDEVDKFRNVDKDIIIALNTVMSNGHVSITIGNSSRSLDYQTRPNIMLLGNYSSGKLKKQLEYATDEFEKEKLKEEFIAKEMMEITQHISTFDRIAILDTDIFEYTADSEKEANLLFDSWFESKEEAENEEPTERELRLLKLIRNIMIYNANYIDKKKLRESIKKFKAEIASFIANEELKEEKHRLSNNLMRLIEVIAVLKGEQEVGRETVELAFTLASISRKYKQIYSLKTEELEEYVEEFIEEKIIRELPADGIDVETARRKFRESLSISKFTEIERKELMKLFDTMLREFAQRSEIEIKDNNIRIGQKRLSEALRKLLQYYDSLAIKKKSIGEYYYDIQELADQLKVSSQVALELLKLIAIDDIKRTSIKVDGEVRYVYHVEIDTEKVKDMLNKNAYKNILLNFFI, encoded by the coding sequence ATGGCAGTAAGCACAATAAAAGCAATAGAAGAATTCAAGAAAAACACAGAAAAAGCACTACAACTCATCGAAATGCTCGATGACATCAAAGAAACGGTTGAAACAGCAGACGAGATCATAGTCAGGTATAAGCAGATCGAAAACATACTCACACAACTCAAAGAGAAAATAGAGGATACACTCACAGTGATGGATTTTGATGAGCAAACAATACTAACAAATGTAGAAGTTTTCAGCGACGTTGTTAAGCTCTACAATTCCAACAACAAATTGCTTCAAGAAATCTTTAGACCGTCAAAAGAAGTCGCAGAAAAAATAGAATTGATAAAAAACACCGTAAGAGATTTCGAATTTGACATTACCGGCTTCATAAGATACTATACAACAGAAAAGATAGGGGGAGTTGAAACACTAACAGAAGAAGACTTCACGTATACAGACGCAGATACAAATATGTATATAGTTGCCCACTATAAGTACTACGGCTCAAACAAGGCAGGCATAGTTTACATAGAACCGTTACTCGACGAGTATAAGAGATTATATCCGCTTGACTTTGACGTCATAATCGATAATGTTTTGAGAAAGTATCCGACAATCGATACAATCAAATTCAAATTAGAAAATGTGAAAGCAATAACATTAACAGAATATAACAAAAACAGAAAACTCTATCTCTACAAGCCCGTTAAAATCAAGGGAACATTAATTTCGCTCAATAGAGGAATTACAGAACTCTACATCAGAGCAAAAGTGGTCAAGGGATCGGGCGTAAACAGAACTAAGATGATAGCCTACAACCTGCCCCCGCAACCGAAGTTGTTTGACTCAGAGACAGGCCAGATGCTCAGAATACTCAAAAAAGACTTGGACAACGTCAAAATGGGAATAGTATCCTTCAAAATCACAGATGAGAACAATGAGATAACTGCCATGACCTACTCAAGCAATCTTGACATACTAATTGAAAATCTGGGGGCCGAAATGGAGTTTTGGGGAATCATTTATGAGCAACAGACAGATAACGCTTCAGCTGTCGCTGAAGAGATCTTTTTTGTGACTGACATCAAACCCGCAGAAGAGGAGATGGCTAAACTATCCAATAAGGAGAAGCAGGAGGTTGAAGAGTTTCTTAAGCGATTCAATAACGGCGAAGAATTGTTAGACTGGATGATTGACAACTATGCCCCCAGAATAAAATACAGAAAGAAACGGGATTTTGTTTGGAGATTGAAGTTAATACACCTGATTTTAGCACAGAATAGCTGGCTCAACAACATAGAAATGCTACACACTCTCATTTTGAGCAGACCGGGTGTCGGTAAGACAACACTCGCACTCTATTATCTCCCCCACATATCAAAACGCTGGAAATACGCTGATAGGTCAAGAATGACCATTCCCGGCCTTCTGGGAGGCTATGATCAAGTGGCAAAAGAAACAAGAGTTGGAGCTTTAAAATCTGCAGATAGAGGTGTAATGGTCATAGATGAGGTGGATAAGTTCAGAAACGTTGATAAAGATATAATCATCGCCCTAAATACAGTAATGAGCAACGGCCACGTCTCAATTACAATAGGAAACAGTTCAAGAAGCTTAGATTATCAAACGAGACCGAACATAATGTTATTGGGCAACTACAGTTCAGGAAAGCTCAAGAAACAACTCGAATACGCAACAGATGAATTTGAAAAAGAGAAACTCAAGGAAGAATTCATCGCAAAAGAAATGATGGAAATAACACAGCACATCAGCACATTTGACAGAATAGCAATTCTCGACACAGATATATTCGAATACACAGCTGACAGCGAAAAAGAAGCAAATTTACTGTTTGACAGCTGGTTTGAAAGCAAAGAAGAGGCAGAAAATGAAGAACCAACCGAAAGAGAATTACGGTTACTAAAACTCATAAGGAACATAATGATTTACAATGCAAACTACATTGACAAAAAGAAGCTCAGAGAAAGCATCAAGAAGTTCAAGGCGGAAATAGCGAGCTTCATTGCCAATGAAGAACTCAAAGAAGAGAAGCACAGACTATCAAACAATCTGATGCGGTTAATAGAAGTTATCGCAGTACTGAAAGGAGAGCAAGAAGTTGGCAGGGAAACGGTAGAACTAGCATTCACATTAGCGAGCATATCAAGAAAATACAAGCAAATTTACAGTCTAAAAACAGAGGAATTAGAAGAGTATGTCGAGGAGTTTATTGAAGAAAAAATCATCAGGGAGCTCCCTGCTGATGGGATAGACGTCGAAACAGCGAGGCGGAAGTTCAGAGAGTCATTATCAATTTCAAAATTCACAGAAATCGAAAGAAAGGAGTTAATGAAGCTGTTCGATACAATGTTGAGGGAGTTCGCACAGAGAAGTGAGATCGAAATTAAAGATAACAATATCAGGATTGGACAAAAGAGACTATCAGAAGCACTAAGGAAACTGCTACAATACTATGACAGTCTTGCAATCAAAAAGAAGAGCATTGGCGAGTATTATTATGACATACAGGAACTCGCTGATCAGCTCAAAGTCAGCAGTCAAGTAGCACTCGAATTGCTGAAATTGATTGCAATTGATGACATAAAGAGAACATCGATCAAGGTTGATGGTGAAGTTAGATATGTATATCATGTCGAGATTGATACAGAGAAAGTTAAGGATATGTTGAATAAAAATGCTTACAAGAACATTCTACTCAACTTTTTCATCTGA
- a CDS encoding class I SAM-dependent rRNA methyltransferase: protein MARVIVDAQAARAIGKGAMIVFKKGVVRTEGEIAPGDIVEVYTRGGKFLGKGFVNPNSNIMVRLVTKDRETKINKELFRERIKKANEYRKKVLGYDKAYRMVYGEADYLPGLIVDRFNEIASIQISSVGMERFKLDLAEAIMEAEPEIETVFEKNTGRSRRREGLPEIERVLLGKEKYRTVIEEGRAKFIVDMRGQKTGFFLDQRENRIALEKYVKPGMRVLDVFTYTGGFAIHAAVAGADEVVAVDKSPWAINMVKENAKLNGVEDKMKYIVGSAFPVMEEMIKRGEKFDIVILDPPAFVQHEKDLKRGLRAYFNVNYAGLQLVKEGGILVTASCSQHVDMQTFKDMVIAAAAKAGKFLKMLEPYRTQAPDHPILMASKDTEYLKALFLYVEDMK from the coding sequence ATGGCGAGAGTTATAGTTGATGCTCAAGCAGCGAGGGCAATAGGTAAGGGCGCGATGATAGTCTTCAAGAAGGGTGTCGTGAGGACTGAGGGTGAGATAGCTCCCGGTGACATCGTTGAGGTTTACACAAGGGGCGGAAAGTTCCTCGGGAAAGGTTTTGTCAACCCGAACTCAAACATCATGGTCAGGCTCGTCACAAAGGATAGGGAGACTAAAATAAACAAGGAGCTGTTCCGCGAGAGGATAAAGAAGGCCAATGAATACCGAAAGAAGGTTCTCGGCTACGATAAGGCTTACCGTATGGTCTACGGCGAGGCTGATTATCTCCCGGGTTTGATAGTTGACCGCTTCAACGAAATAGCGTCGATTCAGATTTCCAGCGTTGGCATGGAGAGGTTCAAGCTCGACCTTGCAGAGGCCATTATGGAAGCAGAGCCTGAAATCGAGACAGTCTTTGAGAAGAACACCGGCAGGAGCAGGAGGAGAGAGGGACTCCCGGAGATAGAGCGTGTCCTCCTGGGGAAGGAGAAATATCGGACGGTAATCGAAGAGGGCAGGGCAAAGTTCATAGTTGACATGCGCGGCCAGAAAACGGGCTTCTTCCTCGACCAGAGGGAGAACAGGATAGCACTTGAGAAGTACGTCAAGCCAGGTATGCGCGTTCTCGATGTTTTCACGTACACGGGCGGCTTTGCCATCCACGCAGCTGTTGCAGGTGCCGACGAGGTTGTGGCAGTTGATAAGTCACCATGGGCAATCAACATGGTGAAGGAGAACGCGAAGCTGAACGGCGTCGAGGATAAAATGAAGTACATCGTTGGAAGCGCTTTCCCAGTTATGGAGGAGATGATAAAGAGGGGCGAGAAGTTTGACATCGTCATCCTCGATCCCCCCGCCTTCGTTCAGCATGAAAAAGACCTAAAGCGCGGACTCAGGGCCTACTTCAACGTGAACTACGCGGGCCTTCAGCTGGTCAAGGAGGGAGGAATACTCGTCACTGCCTCCTGCTCACAGCACGTTGACATGCAGACCTTCAAGGACATGGTCATAGCTGCTGCAGCCAAGGCCGGCAAGTTCCTCAAGATGCTCGAACCCTACAGGACGCAGGCCCCAGACCACCCAATATTGATGGCTTCAAAGGACACCGAGTACCTTAAAGCCCTCTTCCTCTACGTTGAGGATATGAAATGA
- a CDS encoding restriction endonuclease subunit S — protein sequence MTGEFKETPIGKIPKEWNVFELKEIANVKYGKAIPKKGGEIPVIGSSGIYAWTDRPLVEFPTLVIGRKGTAGAVHLVEVPSWPSDTTFYLEFKKDIDIKYLYYHMSFFKLSGTHAQTTLPSLKREFLEHYYVIYPPLPEQKKIAEILSTIDKAIEKTDALIHHYQQLKNALMQRLFTEGIGHTKFKPSPLGQIPAEWDVVKIGDIIEFAQYGLSIKMYDEGQYPIVKMDSIINGKVMPVNLKYVDLDEETFNKFKLEKGDILVNRTNSYELVGKTGIFMLEGDYVFASYLIRLRPKKDIVDSAFLTYYLILSQDRLRQIATRGVSQANINATNLKKFLVPLPPLDEQKKIAQILMTIDNKIEAEIKTKEELEKLKLGMMDKLLTGKVRVKVGEKSG from the coding sequence ATGACTGGTGAATTCAAGGAGACACCAATTGGGAAGATACCTAAGGAGTGGAACGTCTTTGAGTTAAAAGAAATCGCAAATGTAAAATATGGAAAGGCTATTCCTAAAAAAGGAGGAGAGATTCCTGTTATTGGTTCCAGTGGCATTTATGCTTGGACAGACAGACCCTTAGTTGAATTTCCAACATTAGTGATAGGAAGAAAAGGAACTGCGGGAGCAGTACATTTAGTAGAAGTTCCCTCTTGGCCATCAGATACTACCTTTTACTTGGAATTTAAGAAGGATATTGATATTAAATACCTTTATTACCACATGAGTTTCTTCAAATTATCTGGAACCCATGCCCAAACAACGCTTCCAAGTCTTAAGAGGGAGTTTTTAGAACATTATTATGTGATCTATCCCCCACTCCCAGAACAGAAGAAAATAGCCGAAATATTGTCCACAATTGATAAGGCAATCGAGAAAACTGATGCCTTAATCCATCACTACCAGCAACTCAAGAATGCCTTAATGCAAAGACTGTTCACCGAGGGGATTGGGCATACAAAATTCAAGCCAAGTCCCTTAGGGCAAATTCCTGCTGAATGGGATGTTGTTAAGATTGGGGATATAATTGAATTTGCCCAGTATGGACTCTCAATAAAGATGTATGATGAAGGGCAGTATCCTATTGTTAAAATGGATAGCATAATCAATGGAAAAGTCATGCCTGTAAATCTAAAATATGTGGATTTAGATGAAGAAACATTCAACAAATTTAAATTGGAAAAAGGAGATATATTGGTCAATAGGACAAACAGTTATGAGCTTGTTGGCAAGACAGGGATCTTCATGCTTGAGGGAGACTATGTTTTTGCTTCATATCTCATTAGACTTCGGCCCAAGAAAGATATTGTTGACTCGGCCTTTTTGACATATTACCTGATACTGTCTCAAGACAGACTAAGGCAAATTGCAACTAGGGGAGTAAGCCAAGCTAATATTAATGCCACCAATCTGAAGAAATTCCTAGTACCCCTACCACCACTTGATGAACAAAAGAAAATAGCCCAGATTCTTATGACAATTGATAATAAAATTGAGGCTGAGATAAAGACAAAAGAGGAGCTTGAGAAACTCAAGCTAGGTATGATGGACAAACTTCTCACGGGAAAAGTTAGGGTTAAGGTGGGTGAGAAAAGTGGATAA